A single Calidifontibacter indicus DNA region contains:
- the cbiQ gene encoding cobalt ECF transporter T component CbiQ — translation MGAGHSHAPVAVTGTSPVHRLPPQVKLVALVVFVVSVVATARDSWWWFAGHALLLLAAIAVSRVPLRNLLSRMWIELPFVVFAVLMPFVSTGARTEVLGVSVSEPGLHAGIALLIRGTLGVLASLLFAATTEAPDVVRGLDRLHLPNQLVQILSFTVRYLDVVTDQLRRMRMAREARGFQARSVGQWPVLASTAGALFIRSYERGERVHLAMLSRGYGGRMPRAEGEHVAPRRWADGLLLSALAVVVAIGSHLT, via the coding sequence GTGGGCGCAGGCCACAGCCACGCCCCGGTCGCCGTGACCGGCACGTCGCCGGTGCATCGTCTGCCGCCGCAGGTGAAATTGGTGGCGCTCGTCGTGTTCGTCGTGTCGGTCGTGGCGACGGCGCGCGACTCCTGGTGGTGGTTCGCCGGTCACGCCCTGCTGCTGCTGGCGGCGATCGCCGTCTCCCGGGTGCCGCTGCGAAACCTCTTGTCGCGCATGTGGATCGAGCTGCCGTTCGTGGTGTTCGCCGTGCTCATGCCGTTCGTGTCGACCGGGGCTCGCACCGAGGTGCTCGGCGTCAGCGTGTCGGAGCCGGGGCTGCACGCGGGCATCGCGCTGCTGATCCGCGGCACGCTCGGTGTGCTCGCGTCGCTGCTGTTCGCGGCCACCACCGAGGCACCGGACGTCGTGCGCGGCCTCGACCGGTTGCACCTGCCGAACCAGCTGGTGCAGATCCTGAGCTTCACCGTGCGCTACCTCGACGTCGTCACCGACCAACTGCGGCGGATGCGGATGGCCCGGGAGGCGCGCGGGTTCCAGGCGCGCTCGGTCGGGCAGTGGCCGGTGCTCGCCTCGACCGCCGGCGCGCTGTTCATCCGCTCGTACGAGCGCGGTGAACGGGTGCATCTGGCGATGCTGTCGCGCGGGTACGGTGGGCGGATGCCGCGCGCCGAGGGAGAACACGTCGCGCCCCGCCGCTGGGCCGACGGCCTGCTGCTGTCAGCACTCGCCGTCGTCGTCGCGATCGGAAGTCATCTGACATGA
- a CDS encoding PDGLE domain-containing protein, protein MTTDVSRSQAPAKARVSTRTLLIVGAVVTLLLAAVVSYYASSSPDGLEHVAGSLGFESAAKEHHAADSPFADYAVTGVSDARLSGGLAGVVGVIAVGLVMAAVIWLVRRSSRSGTTD, encoded by the coding sequence ATGACCACCGACGTCTCCCGCTCCCAGGCACCCGCCAAGGCGCGCGTGTCGACCCGCACCCTGTTGATCGTCGGCGCGGTGGTCACGCTGCTGCTGGCCGCGGTCGTGTCCTACTACGCGTCGTCCAGCCCCGACGGGCTCGAGCACGTCGCCGGCAGCCTCGGCTTCGAAAGCGCCGCCAAGGAGCACCATGCGGCCGACTCGCCGTTCGCCGATTACGCGGTGACCGGGGTGTCGGATGCGCGTCTTTCCGGTGGACTCGCCGGTGTCGTCGGTGTCATCGCCGTCGGCCTGGTGATGGCCGCGGTGATCTGGCTGGTGCGCCGCAGCAGCCGCTCCGGCACGACCGACTGA
- a CDS encoding energy-coupling factor ABC transporter permease: MHVPDGFLDLPTSVGTGAVAVVGVGLALRGARRELSEAAAPLAGLVAVFVFAAQMLNFPVGAGTSGHLLGGALAAILVGPYTATLALTVVLLVQALMFADGGITALGTNITLMGLVGVWSGWFVFRGVQAVLPKRRSSVPPAAFVAAALSVPIAALTFTGLYAIGGEAPIPLGKLAVAMLGWHLLIGLGEALITTLAVSSVLTARPDLVYGARRYASADELQIRREEVTA; this comes from the coding sequence ATGCACGTACCTGACGGATTCCTCGACCTGCCGACCTCGGTCGGCACCGGAGCCGTCGCCGTCGTCGGGGTCGGTCTGGCCCTGCGCGGCGCGCGGCGTGAGCTGAGTGAGGCCGCCGCCCCGTTGGCGGGGCTGGTGGCGGTGTTCGTGTTCGCCGCCCAGATGCTCAACTTCCCGGTGGGTGCCGGCACCTCCGGCCACCTGCTCGGCGGGGCGCTCGCCGCCATCCTGGTGGGTCCCTACACCGCGACGCTCGCGTTGACGGTGGTGTTGCTGGTGCAGGCGCTCATGTTCGCCGATGGCGGCATCACCGCGCTCGGCACCAACATCACGCTGATGGGGCTTGTCGGCGTGTGGTCGGGCTGGTTCGTGTTCCGCGGGGTGCAGGCGGTGCTGCCCAAGCGTCGCTCCAGCGTGCCCCCGGCGGCGTTCGTCGCCGCCGCGCTCAGTGTGCCGATCGCGGCGCTCACGTTCACCGGGCTGTACGCCATTGGTGGCGAGGCCCCGATCCCGCTCGGCAAGCTCGCCGTCGCGATGCTCGGCTGGCACCTGCTGATCGGCCTGGGCGAAGCGCTCATCACCACGCTCGCGGTGTCGTCCGTGCTCACCGCCCGACCCGACCTGGTCTACGGCGCCCGCCGGTACGCGTCCGCCGACGAACTGCAGATCCGCCGCGAAGAGGTGACCGCATGA
- a CDS encoding ABC transporter ATP-binding protein translates to MSSIELKNIVKKYGDGFPAVNDVSLDIADGEFMILVGPSGCGKSTLLRMVVGLEDITSGDLLINGKRVNDLAPRDRNLSMVFQNYALYPHLTVAENIAFPLRLAKGQHSEQEIQAKVKQAADMLELNEHLERKPANLSGGQRQRVAMGRAIVRDADAFLFDEPLSNLDAKLRGQMRTEIARMQRRLGVTTIYVTHDQTEAMTLGDRVAVLKRGVLQQCASPRELYDQPVNLFVAGFIGSPPMNFLPARVEGNSLKLPFATVPLEGALAEKVKGKDLVIVGLRPEHIKDGSLGGEAGDVRFTANVDQTEWLGNEQYAYIPFEADPAVQDKLEELDRDLDGEGMRTQMIVNLDSRSRVLEGDDAELYFSPSQMHVFDPETGECLTRDEEKAAAIARDSEQQRKAALERAKKREQAKSA, encoded by the coding sequence ATGTCAAGCATCGAGCTGAAGAACATCGTCAAGAAGTACGGCGACGGCTTCCCCGCAGTGAACGACGTGTCGCTGGACATCGCCGACGGCGAGTTCATGATCCTCGTCGGCCCGTCCGGTTGCGGTAAGTCGACCCTGCTGCGGATGGTCGTGGGTCTGGAGGACATCACCTCCGGTGACCTGCTGATCAACGGCAAGCGGGTCAACGACCTCGCCCCGCGCGACCGCAACCTGTCGATGGTGTTCCAGAACTACGCCCTCTACCCCCACCTCACCGTCGCCGAGAACATCGCCTTCCCGCTGCGGCTGGCCAAGGGTCAGCACAGCGAGCAGGAGATCCAGGCGAAGGTGAAGCAGGCCGCCGACATGCTCGAGCTCAACGAGCACCTCGAGCGCAAGCCGGCCAACCTGTCCGGTGGTCAGCGGCAGCGTGTCGCGATGGGTCGCGCCATCGTCCGTGACGCCGACGCGTTCCTGTTCGACGAACCGCTGTCGAACCTCGACGCCAAGCTGCGCGGTCAGATGCGCACCGAGATCGCCCGCATGCAGCGGCGCCTCGGTGTCACCACGATCTACGTCACACACGACCAGACCGAGGCGATGACCCTCGGCGACCGGGTCGCCGTGCTGAAGCGTGGTGTGCTGCAGCAGTGCGCCTCGCCGCGCGAGCTGTACGACCAGCCGGTCAACCTGTTCGTCGCGGGCTTCATCGGCTCGCCGCCGATGAACTTCCTGCCGGCGCGCGTCGAGGGCAACTCGCTGAAGCTGCCGTTCGCCACCGTACCGCTCGAGGGCGCGCTCGCCGAGAAGGTGAAGGGCAAGGACCTCGTGATCGTCGGTCTGCGCCCCGAGCACATCAAGGACGGCAGCCTCGGCGGTGAGGCGGGCGACGTGCGGTTCACCGCGAACGTCGACCAGACCGAATGGTTGGGCAACGAGCAGTACGCCTACATCCCGTTCGAGGCCGACCCCGCCGTGCAGGACAAGCTCGAGGAGCTCGACCGCGACCTCGACGGCGAGGGCATGCGCACCCAGATGATCGTCAACCTCGACTCCCGCTCGCGGGTGCTGGAGGGCGACGATGCGGAGCTGTACTTCTCGCCGTCGCAGATGCACGTCTTCGACCCGGAGACGGGCGAATGCCTGACCCGCGACGAGGAGAAGGCGGCGGCCATCGCCCGCGACTCCGAGCAGCAGCGCAAGGCGGCCCTGGAGCGGGCCAAGAAGCGCGAGCAGGCCAAGAGCGCCTGA
- a CDS encoding carbohydrate ABC transporter permease, translated as METNVSNKTKWGMFGLSIPIMIWTLIPIVWILATSLKKPADLSNPDKALFGNFWPKEPTLDNYRLIFTGGASDLFKPALWNSIIICLIATLISVVLAMFCAYAIARLDFPGKKMILTTALAVSFFPVIAMVTPLFNLWRQIGLFDTKVGLVIPYLALTLPLSIWTLSAFFQQIPWEMEQAAQVDGATSWQAFVKVIAPLAAPGVFTTAIIAFFTAWNDFVFSSNLTSSNSARTVPAALAFFTGASQFEKPTGAICAAAVVVTIPVVILVLLFQRRIVSGLTSGAVKG; from the coding sequence ATGGAGACCAATGTCAGCAACAAGACCAAGTGGGGCATGTTCGGCCTGTCGATCCCGATCATGATCTGGACGCTGATCCCGATCGTGTGGATCCTGGCCACCTCGTTGAAGAAGCCGGCCGACCTGTCCAACCCGGACAAGGCGCTGTTCGGCAACTTCTGGCCGAAGGAACCGACCCTCGACAACTACCGGCTGATCTTCACCGGCGGCGCGAGCGACCTGTTCAAGCCGGCGCTGTGGAACTCCATCATCATCTGTCTGATCGCCACGCTCATCTCCGTCGTCCTGGCGATGTTCTGTGCGTACGCGATCGCTCGCCTCGACTTCCCGGGCAAGAAGATGATCCTCACCACGGCCCTCGCGGTGTCGTTCTTCCCGGTCATCGCGATGGTGACGCCGCTGTTCAACCTGTGGCGTCAGATCGGCCTGTTCGACACCAAGGTCGGCCTGGTCATCCCGTACCTCGCGCTCACCCTGCCGCTGTCCATCTGGACGCTGTCGGCGTTCTTCCAGCAGATCCCGTGGGAGATGGAGCAGGCGGCCCAGGTCGACGGCGCCACCAGCTGGCAGGCCTTCGTCAAGGTCATCGCCCCGCTGGCCGCCCCGGGTGTGTTCACGACCGCGATCATCGCGTTCTTCACGGCGTGGAACGACTTCGTCTTCTCCAGCAACCTGACATCGTCCAACAGCGCCAGAACGGTGCCCGCGGCGTTGGCGTTCTTCACCGGCGCAAGTCAGTTCGAGAAGCCGACGGGCGCCATCTGTGCGGCCGCGGTCGTCGTCACCATCCCCGTCGTCATCCTGGTGTTGCTGTTCCAGCGCCGGATCGTCTCGGGCCTCACCTCCGGTGCCGTCAAGGGCTGA
- a CDS encoding carbohydrate ABC transporter permease gives MSTAAPATATETRPTKKAALSDRAKGERSLGWKLAGPAFVVMLLVTLYPIGYAIYLSLFNYRLTDPAGRKFVGLQNYITALGDPLFHEAFMTTIFIVVVTLIFELVIGFGIALLMNKVVIPRRTLRTVVLIPYSIITVVSAFAWLYAAQPDTGFINHWLHTLSFGAWNENYDWFGGRWSSLFIICLSEIWKTTPFMSLLLLAGLAQVDGSMEEAAKVDGATWWQRLTKVVLPNMKAAIMVATLFRTLDAVRIYDNPYVMTGGANKTNSLSMLVGQETVGRVEIGMGSALAVLLFLLVLIIAGIFVKGFKVDLTGGGRS, from the coding sequence GTGAGTACTGCTGCGCCCGCCACCGCGACGGAGACTCGGCCGACCAAGAAGGCCGCGCTGTCCGATCGTGCCAAGGGGGAGCGTTCGCTCGGGTGGAAGCTGGCCGGTCCGGCGTTCGTCGTGATGCTGCTCGTGACGCTCTACCCGATCGGCTACGCGATCTACCTGTCGCTGTTCAACTACCGCCTCACCGACCCGGCCGGCCGTAAGTTCGTCGGACTGCAGAACTACATCACCGCGCTCGGCGACCCGCTGTTCCACGAGGCGTTCATGACGACCATCTTCATCGTCGTGGTGACGCTGATCTTCGAGCTGGTGATCGGTTTCGGGATCGCGCTGCTGATGAACAAGGTCGTCATCCCTCGGCGCACGCTGCGCACCGTCGTGCTGATCCCGTACTCGATCATCACCGTCGTCTCCGCGTTCGCCTGGTTGTACGCCGCACAGCCCGACACCGGCTTCATCAACCACTGGCTGCACACCCTGAGCTTCGGGGCGTGGAACGAGAACTACGACTGGTTCGGCGGACGCTGGAGCTCGCTGTTCATCATCTGCCTGTCCGAGATCTGGAAGACCACTCCGTTCATGTCGCTGCTGCTCCTGGCCGGTCTGGCCCAGGTCGACGGCTCCATGGAGGAGGCCGCCAAGGTCGACGGCGCCACCTGGTGGCAGCGGCTGACGAAGGTGGTGCTGCCCAACATGAAGGCGGCGATCATGGTCGCCACGCTGTTCCGCACGCTCGACGCCGTCCGCATCTACGACAACCCCTACGTGATGACCGGTGGCGCGAACAAGACCAACTCGCTATCGATGCTCGTCGGTCAGGAGACCGTCGGACGCGTGGAGATCGGCATGGGATCGGCGCTCGCGGTCCTGTTGTTCCTGCTGGTGCTCATCATTGCCGGCATCTTCGTCAAGGGCTTCAAGGTTGATCTGACTGGTGGAGGGAGGAGCTGA
- a CDS encoding sugar ABC transporter substrate-binding protein: MRGRTPHRRGAAFIAASALVASMGLAACGSDSSSGGTPTLTWYINPDVGNADASKGGQATLAKECADASGGKYKINVQLLPNSASDQRLQLLRRLAAGDSSMDLMSVDPAFSTEFAAAGYYAPVPANLEAQFKEDRVQSSVDASMYKGKLVSVPFWANTQLLWYKKSVAQKAGLDMTKPVTWDQLIEAAKQTKTQIGVQAKLYEGYSVWINALVASAGGKIVDNPGATYQDIKMGLDSAAGKKAAEIIRKVTTSGVAGPAVSSSTETESLGLFDSKSGGFLVNWPYTYGALAATPKNDVGAALYPRVSKDEESKPPYGGIQLAVGKSSKHVDAAYQAAACITNLKHQTDYMVKSGNPASRKAAFDDAEVKKAFPNGIAALIRTNLDNAVPRPLTQYWGDISTALQQRFSPPQSVNDKTPASTQKFVLDVLKGKALL, encoded by the coding sequence ATGAGAGGCCGAACGCCACACAGGCGTGGCGCAGCGTTCATCGCCGCGTCCGCGCTGGTGGCCAGCATGGGACTCGCTGCCTGTGGCAGCGACAGTTCCTCGGGCGGGACACCCACCCTCACCTGGTACATTAACCCCGACGTCGGCAACGCCGACGCATCCAAGGGTGGACAGGCGACGCTGGCCAAGGAGTGCGCCGACGCATCGGGCGGCAAATACAAGATCAATGTGCAGTTGCTCCCCAACAGCGCGAGCGACCAGCGGCTGCAGTTGTTGCGCCGCCTCGCCGCGGGTGACAGCTCGATGGATCTGATGAGCGTCGACCCGGCGTTCAGCACCGAGTTCGCGGCCGCCGGTTACTACGCACCGGTGCCGGCGAACCTCGAGGCGCAGTTCAAGGAAGACCGCGTGCAGTCGTCGGTCGACGCCTCCATGTACAAGGGCAAGCTGGTGTCGGTGCCGTTCTGGGCCAACACGCAGCTGCTCTGGTACAAGAAGTCGGTGGCCCAGAAGGCGGGGCTCGACATGACCAAGCCGGTCACCTGGGATCAGCTGATCGAAGCGGCCAAGCAGACCAAGACCCAGATCGGTGTGCAGGCCAAGCTCTACGAGGGCTACTCGGTGTGGATCAACGCGCTCGTCGCCAGCGCCGGCGGCAAGATCGTCGACAACCCGGGCGCGACGTACCAGGACATCAAGATGGGCCTCGACTCCGCGGCCGGCAAGAAGGCGGCCGAGATCATTCGCAAGGTCACGACGTCCGGTGTCGCCGGACCTGCGGTGAGCTCGTCGACGGAGACCGAGTCCCTCGGGTTGTTCGACTCCAAGAGCGGCGGCTTCCTGGTCAACTGGCCGTACACCTACGGCGCTCTGGCGGCCACGCCGAAGAACGATGTGGGTGCAGCGCTCTACCCGCGCGTGTCGAAGGACGAGGAGTCCAAGCCGCCGTACGGCGGCATCCAGTTGGCGGTCGGTAAGAGTTCGAAGCACGTCGACGCCGCGTACCAGGCGGCCGCGTGCATCACGAACCTCAAGCACCAGACCGACTACATGGTGAAGTCCGGCAACCCGGCGAGCCGTAAGGCGGCGTTCGACGACGCTGAGGTGAAGAAGGCGTTCCCGAACGGCATCGCCGCGCTGATCCGCACCAACCTCGACAACGCGGTGCCGCGCCCGTTGACGCAGTACTGGGGCGACATCTCCACCGCGTTGCAGCAGCGGTTCAGCCCGCCGCAGTCGGTGAACGACAAGACCCCGGCGTCGACGCAGAAGTTCGTGCTCGACGTCCTCAAGGGAAAGGCACTGCTGTGA
- a CDS encoding fumarate hydratase, producing the protein MADFAYEDLLPIGADTTTYRKLTDEGVRTVEGPGGRTFLEVDPSALQLLASTAMHDIAHYLRPAHLTQLKSILDDPEASNNDKFVALDLLKNANIAAAGVLPMCQDTGTAIVMGKKGAQVLVDGAAPDEEALAHGVYDAYTKLNLRYSQMAPITTWEEKNTGSNLPAQIELYADTQAGHETTYKFLFMAKGGGSANKSFLYQETKAILNPDAMLKFLDEKLRSLGTAACPPYHLAIVIGGTSAEFALKTAKYASAKYLDELPTSGSMTAHGFRDVDLEQQVLELTRNFGIGAQFGGKYFCHDVRVVRLPRHGASLPVAIAVSCSADRQCLGKITPEGVFIEQLETDPARFLPDTTHEELQEKGSDDVVRIDLNRPMDEIRAALSKHPVKTRLSLSGPLVVARDIAHAKIKERLDAGEEMPQYLKDHPVYYAGPAKTPEGYASGSFGPTTAGRMDSYVDQFQAAGGSMVMLAKGNRSKQVTDACNAHGGFYLGSIGGPAARLAKDCIKHVEVVEYEELGMEAVWKIEVEDFPAFIVVDDKGNDFFTATAKPTAFTITTRPGL; encoded by the coding sequence ATGGCCGACTTCGCCTACGAGGACCTGCTGCCGATCGGCGCGGACACCACCACCTACCGCAAGTTGACCGACGAGGGCGTGCGCACCGTGGAGGGCCCGGGCGGCCGCACCTTCCTCGAGGTCGACCCGTCCGCCCTGCAGTTGCTCGCCTCGACCGCGATGCACGACATCGCCCACTACCTGCGTCCGGCGCACCTCACCCAGCTGAAGTCGATCCTCGACGACCCCGAGGCGTCCAACAACGACAAGTTCGTCGCGCTCGACCTGTTGAAGAACGCCAACATCGCCGCCGCCGGGGTGCTGCCGATGTGTCAGGACACCGGGACCGCGATCGTGATGGGCAAGAAGGGCGCCCAGGTGCTGGTCGACGGCGCGGCACCCGACGAGGAGGCGCTGGCCCACGGCGTCTACGACGCCTACACCAAGCTCAACCTGCGCTACTCCCAGATGGCCCCGATCACCACGTGGGAGGAGAAGAACACCGGCAGCAACCTGCCCGCGCAGATCGAGTTGTACGCCGACACGCAGGCCGGCCACGAGACGACCTACAAGTTCCTGTTCATGGCCAAGGGTGGCGGCTCGGCGAACAAGTCGTTCCTCTACCAGGAAACCAAGGCGATCCTCAACCCGGACGCCATGCTGAAGTTCCTCGACGAGAAGCTGCGCTCGCTCGGCACCGCGGCCTGCCCGCCCTATCACCTGGCCATCGTCATCGGCGGCACCAGCGCCGAATTCGCTTTGAAGACAGCCAAGTACGCGTCGGCGAAGTATCTCGACGAGTTGCCGACGAGCGGCTCGATGACCGCCCACGGCTTCCGCGACGTCGACCTGGAGCAGCAGGTGCTCGAGCTGACCCGAAACTTCGGCATCGGCGCGCAGTTCGGCGGCAAGTACTTCTGCCACGACGTCCGGGTCGTGCGGCTGCCCCGCCACGGCGCCTCGCTGCCCGTCGCGATCGCGGTGTCGTGCTCGGCCGACCGGCAGTGCCTGGGCAAGATCACGCCCGAGGGTGTGTTCATCGAGCAGCTCGAGACCGACCCGGCGCGTTTCCTGCCCGACACCACGCACGAGGAGCTGCAGGAGAAGGGCTCGGACGACGTCGTCCGCATCGACCTCAACCGGCCGATGGACGAGATCCGCGCCGCATTGTCGAAGCACCCGGTGAAGACGCGACTGTCGCTGAGCGGCCCGCTGGTGGTGGCGCGCGACATCGCGCACGCAAAGATCAAGGAACGGCTCGACGCCGGCGAGGAGATGCCGCAGTACCTCAAGGACCACCCCGTCTACTACGCCGGGCCGGCCAAGACCCCCGAGGGTTACGCGTCCGGTTCCTTCGGCCCGACGACCGCCGGCCGGATGGACTCCTACGTCGACCAGTTCCAGGCCGCAGGCGGCTCCATGGTGATGCTCGCCAAGGGCAACCGCTCCAAGCAAGTGACCGACGCGTGCAACGCGCACGGCGGGTTCTACCTCGGTTCGATCGGTGGCCCGGCGGCGCGCTTGGCCAAGGACTGCATCAAGCACGTCGAGGTCGTAGAGTACGAGGAGCTCGGCATGGAGGCCGTCTGGAAGATCGAGGTCGAGGACTTCCCCGCTTTCATCGTGGTCGACGACAAGGGCAACGACTTCTTCACCGCGACGGCGAAGCCGACCGCGTTCACCATCACCACTCGCCCCGGACTGTGA
- a CDS encoding beta-class carbonic anhydrase, whose amino-acid sequence MSFDDLLDANRRFAETFSLEGFDGIAKAGVALVTCMDSRIDPLGMLGLKPGDAKIFRNPGGRVTEAALEALVLGVYLLNVDRILVIPHTRCAMTSQTEDELHEKISGLAGTNVAWQRFHVIDDQRRTLLGDLEKVRSHPLIGERAEVGGFIYDVDTGLLNEV is encoded by the coding sequence ATGAGTTTCGACGACCTGCTCGATGCCAACCGAAGGTTCGCAGAAACGTTCTCCCTCGAGGGATTCGACGGCATAGCCAAGGCGGGCGTCGCGCTCGTCACCTGCATGGACAGCCGTATCGACCCGCTCGGCATGCTGGGCCTCAAGCCGGGTGACGCGAAGATCTTCCGCAACCCCGGTGGCCGCGTCACCGAGGCCGCGCTCGAGGCGCTCGTGCTCGGGGTCTACCTGCTGAACGTCGACCGCATCCTGGTCATCCCGCACACCCGCTGCGCGATGACCAGCCAGACCGAGGACGAACTGCACGAGAAGATCAGCGGCCTCGCCGGCACCAACGTCGCGTGGCAGCGCTTCCACGTCATCGACGACCAGCGGCGCACCCTGCTGGGCGACCTGGAGAAGGTGCGCAGCCACCCGCTCATCGGCGAGCGCGCCGAGGTCGGTGGCTTCATCTACGACGTCGACACGGGGTTGTTGAACGAGGTGTGA
- a CDS encoding SCO6745 family protein — translation MSSELARAAYETLEPYHVLAYFNPYLKDAAASQGLDELGLYFGGRGAPLGRCTAPVVAATFYNFNPAYVNHGWNAALTAGLPQVEAARTRALDHALRDALGDAVDSPDLSTIVGAIRAGITEASYAGRPLAAAWAFAAWPDEPHLQLWHAISVAREYRGDNHIASLVLAGLSPTEALVFHESPHPEPAPRRRTLGRKASQMTRGWSDEDWEAAVESLRRKGVLDSEGSMTAAGATLYAELERETDHATAPFWAKVPDAAHILDLARPFVKSVIDVGYLPGTRNKS, via the coding sequence ATGAGTAGCGAACTGGCCCGTGCGGCTTACGAAACCCTCGAGCCCTACCACGTGCTCGCCTACTTCAACCCCTACCTCAAGGACGCCGCGGCCTCGCAGGGCCTCGACGAACTCGGCCTCTACTTCGGCGGACGCGGCGCGCCCCTCGGACGCTGCACGGCGCCGGTGGTGGCCGCCACCTTCTACAACTTCAACCCGGCGTACGTGAACCACGGCTGGAACGCGGCGCTGACCGCCGGGTTGCCGCAGGTCGAGGCGGCCCGCACGAGGGCGCTCGACCACGCGTTGCGCGACGCGCTCGGCGACGCCGTCGACTCCCCCGACCTGTCGACGATCGTCGGCGCGATCCGGGCCGGCATCACGGAGGCGTCGTACGCCGGGCGTCCGCTCGCCGCGGCGTGGGCGTTCGCCGCGTGGCCCGACGAGCCGCACCTGCAGCTCTGGCACGCGATCTCGGTCGCCCGCGAATATCGCGGCGACAACCACATCGCCTCCCTGGTGCTCGCGGGGCTCTCCCCGACCGAGGCGCTGGTGTTCCACGAGTCGCCCCACCCGGAGCCGGCGCCGCGCCGCCGTACGCTCGGCCGCAAGGCCAGCCAGATGACCCGCGGCTGGTCGGACGAGGACTGGGAAGCTGCGGTGGAATCGTTGCGCCGCAAGGGAGTTCTCGATTCGGAGGGCTCGATGACCGCTGCCGGCGCGACCCTCTACGCCGAGCTCGAACGCGAGACCGACCACGCCACCGCGCCGTTCTGGGCGAAGGTGCCCGACGCCGCACACATCCTCGACCTCGCGCGCCCGTTCGTGAAGTCGGTCATCGACGTCGGCTACCTGCCGGGCACCCGGAACAAGTCGTGA
- a CDS encoding MOSC domain-containing protein has translation MIQVAALAIHPVKSTAIRPVERAYVGPAGLAGDREWMVVNDFGEMITAREFPPLFSIVADCAATGFTDSDLRLSAPTITPLQLDRPVAGAEVSVRMFNRPPMTVRAAGDEADAWLDRALGTQGLHLVWCSDPRARSLNPAYSRPGDHAALQDGSPVSLLGAASVRELQHRATEPVDHHRFRANVLVEGAEAFAEDGWSNVRIADVPFRVAAPIDRCVMTTIDPVTYAKGKDPIRTLAGFRKWDGKTWMAVHLIPDGEGEIAVGDEITPT, from the coding sequence GTGATCCAGGTCGCCGCGCTGGCGATCCACCCGGTGAAATCGACCGCGATCCGACCCGTCGAGCGTGCGTACGTCGGGCCGGCGGGTCTCGCCGGTGACCGCGAGTGGATGGTCGTCAACGACTTCGGCGAGATGATCACCGCGCGCGAGTTCCCGCCTCTGTTCTCGATCGTGGCCGACTGTGCGGCAACGGGATTCACCGACTCTGACCTCCGGTTGAGCGCGCCGACCATCACGCCGCTGCAGCTCGATCGGCCGGTCGCCGGCGCCGAGGTGTCGGTGCGGATGTTCAACCGTCCGCCGATGACCGTGCGGGCGGCCGGCGACGAGGCCGACGCGTGGCTCGACCGGGCGCTCGGCACCCAGGGGTTGCACCTCGTGTGGTGTTCCGACCCGCGGGCGCGCAGCCTCAACCCGGCGTACAGCCGACCCGGCGATCACGCTGCGCTGCAGGACGGTTCGCCGGTCAGCCTGCTCGGGGCGGCGTCGGTGCGGGAGTTGCAGCACCGCGCCACCGAACCCGTCGATCACCACCGCTTCCGCGCGAACGTGCTCGTCGAGGGCGCCGAGGCATTCGCCGAGGACGGCTGGTCGAACGTTCGGATCGCCGACGTGCCGTTTCGGGTGGCGGCGCCGATCGACCGGTGCGTGATGACAACGATCGACCCGGTCACCTACGCGAAGGGCAAGGACCCGATCCGCACCCTCGCCGGCTTCCGCAAGTGGGACGGCAAGACCTGGATGGCCGTGCACCTCATCCCGGACGGCGAGGGCGAGATCGCCGTCGGCGACGAGATCACCCCCACCTGA